In Nocardia asteroides, the following proteins share a genomic window:
- a CDS encoding 4Fe-4S dicluster domain-containing protein, which produces MIELLRAQDCIGCDKCVLACPTNVFDRTDSGIPVIARQSDCQTCFMCEAYCPTDALYVAPDSTPLPATAAVPVEHIGRYREKLGWGHGRTAGARVAVGPRLPHGTPPPRLTP; this is translated from the coding sequence GTGATCGAACTGCTGCGCGCCCAGGACTGCATCGGCTGCGACAAGTGCGTGCTGGCCTGCCCGACCAATGTGTTCGACCGCACCGACAGCGGAATCCCGGTCATCGCCAGGCAATCCGACTGCCAGACGTGCTTCATGTGCGAGGCCTACTGCCCCACCGACGCCCTCTACGTGGCGCCGGATTCCACGCCGCTGCCCGCCACCGCGGCGGTGCCGGTCGAGCACATCGGCCGGTACCGGGAGAAACTCGGCTGGGGCCACGGCCGTACGGCGGGCGCGCGGGTCGCGGTGGGACCGCGCCTCCCGCACGGCACCCCGCCGCCGCGGCTCACCCCCTGA
- a CDS encoding FAD-dependent oxidoreductase, producing MSTPWHTETDVLVIGGGPAASWAAIHAREAGAEVILVDKGYCGTSGATAPSGTGVWYVAPEATARANAKATREALGGFLADHYWMDRVLDQTYTNMNRLAVEGRYPFPVDAATGEPMRTGVQGPEYMRRMRAWLTRIGVRIHDHSPALELLVDDAGAVRGAAGYQRQLDRDYRITAGAVVLATGGCAFLSKALGTNVDTGDGALMAAEAGARFSGMEFSNAYAIVPKGSTITKTAYYGYATFFGEDGRVLEDAGSTKGRSVIARTLRQEKVFAQLDRADATVQAQMRLGQPNFFLQFDRRGIDPFTQRFEIDLLAEGTVRGTGGLDIVDDECATTVPGLFAAGDAATRERICGGFTGGGSHNAAWAMSSGSWAGAGAARYARAAGRATAAAGAGRVGLRPTGSGALTADEVVAAAQAELIPFDKNYLRHGDRLRPALARLDELWAAAADGLGGCTGPERVKARQAAAITAVGRLMYRSTLSRTETRGMSKRADHPDADPAQHHHVLSGGLDQVWTGTAVARNSGLAVAS from the coding sequence ATGAGTACCCCCTGGCACACCGAGACCGACGTCCTCGTCATCGGCGGCGGGCCCGCCGCGTCCTGGGCCGCGATCCACGCGCGGGAAGCGGGCGCGGAGGTGATCCTCGTCGACAAGGGCTACTGCGGAACCAGCGGCGCCACCGCGCCCTCGGGCACCGGCGTCTGGTACGTCGCGCCCGAGGCGACCGCCCGCGCCAACGCCAAGGCCACCAGGGAAGCACTCGGCGGCTTCCTGGCCGACCACTACTGGATGGACCGCGTCCTCGACCAGACCTACACCAACATGAACCGGCTCGCCGTGGAAGGCCGCTACCCCTTCCCGGTCGACGCCGCGACCGGCGAACCGATGCGGACCGGAGTGCAGGGGCCGGAGTACATGCGCCGGATGCGCGCCTGGCTCACCCGGATCGGCGTGCGGATCCACGACCACTCCCCGGCGCTCGAACTGCTCGTCGACGACGCGGGTGCCGTGCGCGGCGCCGCGGGCTATCAGCGTCAGCTGGACCGCGACTACCGGATCACCGCCGGTGCCGTCGTGCTGGCGACCGGCGGCTGCGCGTTCCTGTCCAAGGCACTCGGCACGAATGTCGACACCGGCGACGGCGCCCTGATGGCCGCCGAGGCGGGCGCGCGGTTCTCCGGCATGGAGTTCTCCAACGCCTACGCCATCGTGCCCAAGGGCTCGACCATCACCAAGACCGCCTACTACGGCTACGCCACCTTCTTCGGCGAGGACGGTCGCGTGCTCGAGGACGCCGGCTCGACCAAGGGCCGCTCGGTGATCGCGCGAACACTGCGACAGGAGAAGGTGTTCGCGCAGCTCGACCGGGCCGACGCGACGGTGCAGGCGCAGATGCGGCTGGGCCAGCCCAACTTCTTCCTCCAGTTCGACCGCCGCGGCATCGACCCGTTCACCCAGCGCTTCGAGATCGACCTGCTCGCGGAGGGGACCGTGCGCGGCACCGGCGGGCTCGACATCGTCGACGACGAGTGCGCCACCACGGTGCCCGGCCTGTTCGCCGCGGGCGACGCGGCGACGCGGGAACGCATCTGCGGCGGCTTCACCGGCGGCGGCAGTCACAATGCCGCCTGGGCGATGTCGTCGGGCAGCTGGGCGGGCGCAGGCGCCGCGCGCTACGCACGCGCCGCCGGGCGGGCCACCGCGGCGGCCGGCGCGGGCCGGGTGGGGTTGCGGCCCACCGGTTCCGGTGCGCTCACCGCCGACGAGGTGGTGGCCGCCGCGCAGGCCGAGCTGATCCCGTTCGACAAGAACTACCTGCGCCACGGCGACCGGCTGCGTCCCGCGCTGGCCCGCCTCGACGAGCTGTGGGCCGCGGCAGCCGACGGGCTGGGCGGGTGCACCGGGCCCGAGCGGGTCAAGGCCAGGCAGGCCGCGGCGATCACCGCCGTCGGCAGGCTCATGTACCGGTCGACTTTGTCGCGCACCGAAACCCGGGGCATGAGCAAACGCGCCGACCACCCCGACGCCGATCCGGCCCAGCATCATCATGTGCTCTCGGGCGGCCTCGACCAGGTGTGGACGGGCACGGCCGTGGCCAGGAACTCCGGGCTGGCGGTGGCGTCGTGA
- a CDS encoding LLM class flavin-dependent oxidoreductase has translation MSRRTFHLNAFLMGVGHHEAAWRHPRTDAHRVLDVRHFQEVARIAERGKLDSVFFADTLAVGPRIERNTLAVFEPVTLLSAIAAVTERIGLIATASTSYNEPFNLARKFASLDHISGGRAGWNIVTSGTVDEACNFGLDAIPEHARRYERAAEFVDVALALWDSWESEAIVLDTEAGVFADPSRVHTLDYAGERFRVRGPLNSPRGPQGRPLLVQAGSSESGKEFAAQRAEAVFTAQRTVEEGVRFARDLKSRLAKYGRGEHELKVLPGLVPFIADTAEQARALEQEFTDLISPDYALRQLSSMLGVDLTAHALDAPLPPLPAESEIEGGKSRFTLVKELAETEDLTVRQLIGKLGGGRGHRTFAGTPEQVADELQTWFEAGAADGFNIMPPYLPGGLEVFVDRVVPILQERGLFRTDYESTTLRGHYGLDPVESQFAPQDSRASA, from the coding sequence ATGTCCCGCAGGACTTTTCATCTCAACGCCTTCCTGATGGGCGTCGGTCACCACGAGGCGGCCTGGCGTCACCCGCGCACCGACGCGCACCGGGTGCTCGATGTGCGCCACTTCCAGGAGGTGGCCCGCATCGCCGAACGGGGCAAGCTGGACTCGGTGTTCTTCGCCGACACCCTCGCCGTGGGCCCGCGCATCGAACGCAACACCCTGGCGGTGTTCGAACCGGTGACCCTGCTGTCGGCGATCGCGGCCGTCACCGAGCGGATCGGCCTGATCGCCACCGCCTCGACCAGCTACAACGAGCCGTTCAACCTCGCCCGCAAGTTCGCCTCGCTCGACCACATCAGCGGGGGCAGGGCGGGCTGGAACATCGTCACCTCCGGCACCGTCGACGAGGCCTGCAACTTCGGCCTCGACGCGATCCCCGAGCATGCCCGGCGCTACGAGCGCGCCGCGGAATTCGTGGACGTGGCGCTCGCCCTGTGGGACAGCTGGGAGTCCGAGGCGATCGTGCTCGACACCGAGGCCGGGGTCTTCGCCGATCCGTCCCGGGTGCACACCCTCGACTACGCCGGTGAGCGGTTCCGGGTACGGGGTCCGCTGAACTCCCCGCGCGGGCCGCAGGGCAGGCCGCTGCTGGTGCAGGCCGGTTCGTCGGAGTCGGGCAAGGAATTCGCCGCGCAGCGCGCCGAGGCCGTGTTCACCGCGCAGCGCACCGTCGAGGAAGGGGTGCGCTTCGCCCGTGACCTCAAGTCCCGGCTGGCGAAATACGGTCGTGGCGAACACGAACTGAAGGTGCTGCCCGGGCTGGTGCCGTTCATCGCCGACACCGCCGAGCAGGCCAGGGCGCTGGAGCAGGAGTTCACCGACCTGATCTCCCCGGATTACGCGCTGCGTCAGCTCTCGTCCATGCTCGGTGTCGACCTCACCGCGCACGCGCTCGACGCCCCGCTGCCGCCGCTGCCCGCCGAGAGCGAGATCGAGGGCGGCAAGAGCCGGTTCACGCTGGTCAAGGAACTGGCCGAGACCGAGGACCTCACGGTGCGCCAGCTCATCGGCAAGCTCGGCGGCGGCCGTGGTCACCGCACCTTCGCCGGTACTCCCGAGCAGGTGGCCGACGAGCTGCAGACCTGGTTCGAGGCGGGCGCGGCCGACGGGTTCAACATCATGCCGCCGTACCTGCCGGGCGGGCTCGAGGTCTTCGTCGACCGGGTGGTGCCGATCCTGCAGGAGCGTGGCCTGTTCCGCACCGACTACGAATCCACCACACTGCGTGGCCATTACGGCCTCGACCCGGTGGAAAGCCAGTTCGCACCGCAGGATTCGCGAGCCAGCGCCTGA
- a CDS encoding ABC transporter permease codes for MTLTTETTAAPAQVVRAPRVTRVGALAAVRHALMMAWRGLLTFRHSPQLLYDALLLPIVGPVLFGSIFGTAIAGSMEAYLPIMIPGVLVQIVLTSSVATGVQLSEDIHSGVFDRFVAMPIARSAPVAGALLAGTVRYLIAATTVVIVGFCMGYRPEHTAGFLVGAVLVVFATTAISWLFAFIGATVARPAAVQGMCMLVLTFLGFASNALVPEESMPTWMQHVSDLNPVSYLVSAVRELAAAGTVGSDACWSLVASVAVVAVFAPLTVRTLRSR; via the coding sequence ATGACGCTCACCACCGAGACCACCGCGGCGCCGGCGCAGGTCGTGCGCGCGCCGCGGGTCACCCGGGTCGGCGCGCTCGCCGCCGTGCGGCACGCGCTGATGATGGCCTGGCGCGGGCTGCTCACCTTCCGGCACAGCCCCCAGCTGCTCTACGACGCCCTGCTGCTGCCCATCGTGGGACCGGTGCTGTTCGGCAGCATCTTCGGCACCGCCATCGCGGGCAGCATGGAGGCGTATCTGCCGATCATGATTCCCGGCGTGCTGGTGCAGATCGTGCTCACCTCCTCGGTCGCCACCGGCGTGCAGCTGTCCGAGGACATCCATTCGGGCGTCTTCGATCGCTTCGTCGCCATGCCGATCGCCCGCTCCGCGCCGGTTGCCGGAGCATTGCTGGCGGGCACCGTGCGCTATCTCATCGCCGCGACCACGGTGGTGATCGTCGGATTCTGCATGGGGTACCGCCCCGAGCACACCGCGGGCTTCCTGGTCGGCGCCGTCCTCGTCGTCTTCGCCACGACCGCGATCAGCTGGCTGTTCGCCTTCATCGGCGCGACCGTCGCCCGGCCCGCCGCCGTGCAGGGCATGTGCATGCTGGTGCTCACCTTCCTCGGCTTCGCCTCCAACGCGCTGGTGCCCGAGGAGTCCATGCCCACCTGGATGCAGCACGTCTCCGACCTCAACCCGGTGTCGTACCTGGTCTCGGCCGTGCGCGAGCTGGCCGCCGCGGGCACCGTCGGGTCCGACGCGTGCTGGTCGCTGGTGGCCTCGGTGGCCGTCGTCGCCGTCTTCGCGCCGCTGACCGTGCGCACTCTCCGTTCCCGATGA
- a CDS encoding TauD/TfdA dioxygenase family protein encodes MTTIENPRTATALDIVPVAGHIGAEVTGVDLRTELTDAQVAEITDALHRHKVLFFRDQEIGHAEQIAFSRRFGAVTPSHPYDDDAPTEHPEILAVDSRLYEKRFGRKKFSYTNQWHTDVSPLINPPAASILRAEIAPERGGDTQWTNLAAAYAGLPESLRTFLDGLRAEHRFGGRIPPWEADSDYARKVAAAPLVTEHPVVRVHPVTGERVLFVNPGFTTRILGLTPPQSEALLKLLYDEISHPSYTVRFRWAKGSIAFWDNRATAHLAPSDLDHLDVTRVLYRTTLEGDIPVGVDGAPSTPVAGEKFTGA; translated from the coding sequence ATGACCACCATCGAAAACCCCCGTACCGCGACCGCACTGGACATCGTCCCGGTCGCGGGGCACATCGGCGCCGAGGTCACCGGCGTCGACCTGCGCACCGAACTCACCGACGCCCAGGTCGCCGAGATCACCGACGCCCTGCACCGGCACAAGGTGCTGTTCTTCCGCGATCAGGAGATCGGCCACGCCGAGCAGATCGCCTTCTCCCGCCGCTTCGGCGCGGTCACCCCGTCGCATCCCTACGACGACGACGCGCCCACCGAGCACCCGGAGATCCTGGCCGTGGACAGCAGGCTCTACGAGAAGCGCTTCGGCCGCAAGAAGTTCAGCTACACCAATCAGTGGCACACCGACGTGTCGCCACTGATCAACCCGCCCGCCGCCTCCATCCTGCGAGCCGAGATCGCGCCCGAGCGCGGCGGCGACACCCAGTGGACCAATCTGGCCGCCGCCTATGCCGGGCTGCCGGAGTCGCTGCGCACCTTCCTCGACGGCCTGCGCGCCGAGCACCGCTTCGGCGGCCGGATCCCGCCGTGGGAGGCCGACAGCGACTACGCCCGCAAGGTCGCGGCGGCGCCGCTGGTCACCGAGCACCCGGTGGTGCGGGTGCACCCGGTGACCGGTGAGCGGGTGCTGTTCGTCAACCCGGGCTTCACCACCCGCATCCTGGGCTTGACCCCGCCGCAGAGCGAGGCACTGCTGAAGCTGCTCTACGACGAGATCTCGCACCCCTCCTACACCGTCCGGTTCCGGTGGGCGAAGGGCAGCATCGCGTTCTGGGACAACCGCGCCACCGCGCACCTGGCCCCCAGCGATCTGGACCACCTCGACGTCACCCGGGTGCTGTACCGCACCACGCTCGAGGGTGACATCCCCGTCGGTGTCGACGGGGCGCCGTCGACACCGGTGGCGGGCGAGAAGTTCACCGGCGCGTGA
- a CDS encoding IclR family transcriptional regulator, with protein sequence MTATEAPRSGAQAVDRAVHVLNCFHGGDPELSLSELAQRSGLPVSTTFRLAQALVRGRLLEQDASTDRYRIGHGLACLARPALSRLGLDAAAPHLYALAAGIKITVSLSVADADDALTVFQARPPVSFCHNQIPSERRPLRSSAVGHALLAHAPARAELGNGELFDTIRRRGFAVEEIDSEEPIRAVAVPVLGPDRQVWGALGVQARAIRLDRELVRAVVSAMHQIAVRIGPYFHTAAAGTEFGAP encoded by the coding sequence ATGACCGCCACCGAAGCCCCGCGATCCGGTGCCCAAGCTGTCGATCGCGCGGTGCACGTGCTCAACTGCTTCCACGGCGGTGATCCCGAGTTGTCGCTGAGCGAGCTGGCTCAGCGTTCCGGTCTGCCGGTGAGCACCACGTTCCGGCTCGCGCAGGCCCTGGTCCGGGGCAGGCTGCTGGAGCAGGACGCGAGCACCGATCGCTACCGGATCGGGCACGGACTGGCCTGCCTGGCGCGCCCCGCGCTCTCGCGCCTCGGCCTCGACGCCGCCGCCCCGCACCTGTACGCGCTGGCCGCCGGTATCAAGATCACGGTCAGTCTCAGCGTGGCCGATGCGGACGACGCGCTCACCGTCTTCCAGGCGCGGCCACCGGTATCGTTCTGCCACAACCAGATTCCCTCCGAGCGCAGGCCCTTGCGGTCCAGCGCCGTCGGCCACGCGCTGCTCGCGCACGCTCCGGCCAGGGCCGAACTCGGCAACGGGGAACTGTTCGACACGATCCGCAGGCGCGGATTCGCGGTCGAGGAGATCGACAGCGAGGAACCGATCCGGGCGGTCGCCGTCCCGGTGCTCGGCCCGGACCGGCAGGTCTGGGGCGCGCTCGGCGTCCAGGCCCGCGCGATCCGGCTGGATCGCGAACTGGTCCGGGCCGTGGTGTCCGCGATGCATCAGATCGCGGTGCGGATCGGCCCCTATTTCCACACCGCCGCCGCTGGTACCGAATTCGGCGCACCATGA
- a CDS encoding ABC transporter ATP-binding protein gives MSDTATKLALRGVGKQFTVRGAAEKFTAIDDISIEVGAGEFLVLVGPSGSGKSTLLDLLGGLSTPSSGQILLDGAPVTGPGLDRGVVFQQYALLPWRTARANIQFGLEAKGVPRRERKAIADHYLELVGLAGFGDRYPHELSGGMKQRVAIARSLAFDPEVLLMDEPFAALDAQTRESLQDELLRIWRTTGKTILFITHGIDEAVYLGQRVAVLTSRPGRVKAVIDIEIDRDGDTDVRSSEQFRDYRHRIWTELQSEVSRAQQLELATDDSTAATDRSPAHV, from the coding sequence ATGAGCGACACCGCAACCAAACTCGCCCTGCGTGGGGTCGGTAAACAGTTCACGGTGCGGGGCGCCGCCGAGAAGTTCACCGCCATCGACGACATCAGCATCGAGGTCGGCGCCGGGGAATTCCTGGTCCTGGTCGGCCCCAGCGGTTCGGGCAAGTCCACGCTGCTCGACCTGCTCGGCGGCCTGAGTACGCCCAGCTCGGGGCAGATCCTGCTCGACGGCGCGCCCGTCACCGGGCCGGGCCTGGACCGCGGCGTGGTGTTCCAGCAGTACGCGCTGCTGCCGTGGCGCACCGCCCGCGCCAACATCCAGTTCGGGCTCGAAGCCAAGGGTGTGCCGCGCAGGGAACGCAAGGCCATCGCCGATCACTATCTCGAACTGGTGGGGCTGGCCGGCTTCGGCGACCGGTACCCGCACGAACTGTCCGGCGGCATGAAGCAGCGCGTCGCCATCGCCCGCAGCCTGGCCTTCGATCCGGAGGTGCTGCTGATGGACGAGCCGTTCGCCGCGCTCGACGCCCAGACCAGGGAGTCGCTACAGGACGAACTGCTGCGCATCTGGCGCACCACGGGCAAGACCATCCTGTTCATCACCCACGGCATCGACGAGGCGGTGTACCTGGGCCAGCGGGTCGCGGTGCTCACCTCGCGCCCGGGCCGGGTCAAGGCCGTCATCGATATCGAGATCGACCGCGACGGCGACACCGATGTGCGTTCCAGCGAGCAGTTCCGCGACTACCGCCACCGTATCTGGACCGAACTGCAGAGCGAGGTGAGCCGGGCTCAGCAGCTCGAGCTCGCCACCGACGACAGCACCGCCGCCACCGACAGGAGTCCCGCCCATGTCTAG
- a CDS encoding ABC transporter permease, translated as MSSAVPLLVRPTELAATPAAPPDTAAPPRPAIPAGLTRAARATGAATIRIIKPLLAFALLLGAWEVAPRLGLVDEVFLPPFSVVVQAFAELTANGQLGEHISASLTRSVTGFSFALVLAVPLGIAIAWYKPVSDFLNPVLELFRNTAALALLPVFVLILGIGETSKIALIGYATFFPILLNTITGVRTVDPLLVKSAISLGFSPIRLFQKVILPAAVPSIFTGIRMAAAGSILVLIAAEMVGARAGLGYLITAAQQNFQIPQMYAGIVAISLIGLGFNFALVALERRLSRWRTSATDA; from the coding sequence ATGTCTAGCGCAGTCCCCCTGCTGGTCCGCCCCACCGAGCTCGCCGCGACACCGGCGGCACCGCCCGACACCGCCGCGCCGCCACGGCCCGCGATCCCCGCCGGCCTCACCCGGGCCGCGCGGGCGACGGGGGCCGCCACGATCCGGATCATCAAACCGCTGCTCGCCTTCGCGCTGCTGCTGGGCGCCTGGGAGGTGGCACCACGGCTCGGTCTCGTCGACGAGGTGTTCCTGCCACCGTTCTCGGTGGTGGTGCAGGCCTTCGCCGAGCTCACCGCCAACGGTCAACTGGGCGAACACATCTCGGCCAGTCTCACCCGCTCGGTCACCGGTTTCTCCTTCGCGCTGGTGCTGGCGGTGCCGCTGGGCATCGCCATCGCCTGGTACAAGCCGGTATCGGACTTCCTCAATCCGGTGCTCGAGCTGTTCCGCAACACCGCCGCCCTGGCGTTGCTTCCGGTGTTCGTGCTGATCCTCGGCATCGGCGAGACCTCGAAGATCGCGCTGATCGGCTACGCGACCTTCTTCCCGATCCTGCTCAACACCATCACCGGCGTCCGCACCGTCGACCCGCTGCTGGTGAAATCCGCGATCTCGCTGGGGTTCTCCCCGATCCGGCTGTTCCAGAAGGTCATCTTGCCCGCGGCGGTGCCCTCGATCTTCACCGGGATCCGGATGGCCGCGGCCGGCTCGATCCTGGTGCTGATCGCCGCGGAGATGGTCGGTGCCAGGGCCGGTCTCGGCTACCTGATCACCGCGGCCCAGCAGAACTTCCAGATCCCGCAGATGTACGCGGGCATCGTGGCGATCTCGCTGATCGGCCTCGGTTTCAACTTCGCCCTCGTCGCGCTGGAGCGCCGCCTGTCCCGGTGGCGTACCTCGGCCACCGACGCCTGA
- a CDS encoding ABC transporter substrate-binding protein has translation MLSTLFRRRPLRAFAAALVVPAALAVVTACGAGEAPTTADGKTVLRYQGQTGLVTTVELAENLGYFEKVSLRWEGDTTSGPANIQAAATKQIEFGSAFNGAVVKLAAGGAPVQAVLSSYGSDAKSYTGYFIREDAGITTARDLIGKKVGVNTLGAHHEFVTREWLHQQGLTEAEIKQVQLIVVPPVNTEEALRSGQIDVGALGGVYRETAVPRGGLRPLFTDKDIFGEFDYGTYVFRKDFIASNPAAVKDFVQGTARATRWLQITPREEVVAKFAQIINQRGRNENLKLLDYWRSSGIPVPGAVIADREIQIWIDWLERNGELPKGKIAAGDLFTNKDNPYANGTYPPASGPTGEVVAAK, from the coding sequence ATGTTGTCCACCCTCTTCCGACGACGTCCGCTGCGGGCGTTCGCCGCCGCGCTCGTCGTTCCCGCCGCCCTCGCGGTGGTCACCGCCTGCGGCGCCGGCGAGGCGCCCACCACCGCCGACGGCAAGACCGTGCTGCGCTATCAGGGCCAGACCGGCCTGGTCACCACCGTCGAACTCGCCGAGAACCTGGGCTATTTCGAGAAGGTCAGCCTGCGCTGGGAAGGCGATACCACCAGCGGGCCCGCCAATATCCAGGCCGCGGCCACCAAGCAGATCGAATTCGGCAGCGCGTTCAACGGCGCGGTCGTCAAACTGGCGGCGGGCGGCGCGCCGGTGCAGGCGGTGCTGAGCTCCTACGGCTCCGACGCCAAGTCCTACACCGGCTATTTCATCCGTGAGGATGCCGGGATCACCACCGCCCGCGACCTGATCGGCAAGAAAGTGGGCGTCAACACCCTGGGCGCGCACCACGAATTCGTCACCAGGGAATGGCTGCACCAGCAGGGCCTGACCGAGGCGGAGATCAAGCAGGTCCAGCTGATCGTGGTGCCGCCGGTGAATACCGAGGAGGCGTTGCGCAGCGGCCAGATCGATGTGGGCGCACTGGGCGGTGTGTATCGCGAGACGGCGGTGCCGCGCGGTGGGCTGCGTCCGCTGTTCACCGACAAGGACATCTTCGGTGAATTCGATTACGGCACCTATGTCTTCCGGAAGGACTTCATCGCCTCGAATCCCGCGGCGGTCAAGGATTTCGTGCAGGGCACCGCGCGTGCCACCCGGTGGCTGCAGATCACCCCGCGCGAGGAGGTGGTCGCGAAATTCGCCCAGATCATCAACCAGCGCGGCCGGAACGAGAACCTGAAGCTGCTCGACTACTGGCGCAGCTCCGGCATTCCGGTGCCGGGCGCGGTGATCGCCGACCGGGAGATCCAGATCTGGATCGACTGGCTCGAACGCAACGGCGAGCTGCCCAAGGGCAAGATCGCGGCCGGTGACCTGTTCACCAACAAGGACAACCCCTACGCCAACGGCACCTACCCGCCCGCGAGCGGCCCGACCGGAGAGGTCGTGGCGGCGAAATGA
- a CDS encoding daunorubicin resistance protein DrrA family ABC transporter ATP-binding protein: MSTDIAVRTSGLGKSYGDFTAVGSIDLSIPAGSVFAMLGPNGAGKTTTVRMLATLLRPDRGSAEVFGYDVVRDATAVRSMIGLTGQYASVDETLTAAENLRLFGRLLGLSRRAAAARSDELLAEFELTAVARRSVSAFSGGMRRRLDLAATLITVPPLIFLDEPTTGLDPHTRDRMWGIVRGLVERGATVLLTTQYLEEADALADRIAVIDRGTLVAEGTAAELKASIGEQVLRLDIPDTADLRRAETLIQELTGDVPEGSSSGTLTVALPDVARGADIVAACRAAGIGLRGFAVDRPDLNEVFLSLTGHARSTDTADAA; this comes from the coding sequence GTGAGTACCGACATCGCCGTCCGCACCAGCGGGCTCGGCAAGTCCTACGGCGATTTCACCGCCGTCGGCAGTATCGATCTGAGCATCCCGGCCGGCTCGGTCTTCGCGATGCTGGGCCCCAACGGCGCGGGCAAGACCACCACGGTGCGCATGCTGGCCACCCTGCTGCGGCCCGATCGCGGCAGCGCCGAGGTGTTCGGCTACGACGTGGTGCGCGACGCCACGGCGGTGCGCTCGATGATCGGGCTCACCGGGCAGTACGCCTCCGTCGACGAAACCCTCACCGCCGCGGAGAATCTGCGCCTGTTCGGCCGCCTGCTCGGCCTGTCGCGGCGTGCGGCGGCCGCCCGCAGCGACGAGCTGCTCGCCGAATTCGAGCTCACCGCCGTCGCGCGGCGCAGCGTGTCCGCGTTCTCCGGCGGCATGCGCAGGCGCCTGGATCTGGCGGCCACGCTGATCACGGTGCCGCCGCTGATCTTCCTCGACGAGCCGACCACCGGGCTGGACCCGCACACCCGCGACCGCATGTGGGGCATCGTGCGCGGCCTGGTCGAGCGCGGCGCGACCGTGCTGCTCACCACCCAGTACCTCGAGGAGGCCGACGCGCTCGCCGACCGGATCGCGGTGATCGACCGCGGCACCCTGGTCGCCGAGGGCACCGCCGCCGAGCTGAAGGCCTCCATCGGCGAACAGGTGCTGCGCCTGGACATCCCCGACACCGCCGACCTGCGCCGCGCCGAGACGCTGATCCAGGAGCTCACCGGTGACGTCCCCGAGGGCTCGTCGTCCGGCACGCTCACCGTCGCGCTGCCCGACGTCGCGCGCGGCGCCGACATCGTCGCCGCCTGCCGGGCCGCCGGGATCGGCCTGCGCGGCTTCGCCGTCGACCGGCCCGACCTCAACGAGGTGTTCCTGTCGCTGACCGGCCACGCGCGCAGCACCGACACCGCCGACGCCGCATGA